In Nitrosopumilus sp., the genomic stretch TTCTTTTGGCTGCAGTCTTTTTAGCTGGTTTTCTTTTGGCTGCAGTCTTTTTAGCTGGTTTTCTTTTGGCTGCAGTCTTTTTAGCTGGTTTTCTTTTGGCTGCAGTCTTTTTAGCTGGTTTTCTTTTGGCTGCAGTCTTTTTAGCTGGTTTTCTTTTAGATTTACGTTTCCTTGCTAAAAATTCTCGGAATTTTAAAGATGCTTTATTTAAAGCATTTTTAGCAGATTCTTCTGCTTTGATTCTTCTTTCCAATTCTTTCACAAGTTTTTCTGCAGATTTGCGACTAGTTACCATTGTTTCACGGAGAGTAGGTTTTGATCTAGATTGTTTTTGAATGGTTGAATTGATTTTTGATTTTATATTTGAAAAGTTTGCAATTTCATTTGCAATTTTTTTAGTAGTTTTTTTTCTATTTTTAATTTCAGAGACAAGTTCTTCAATATGATCATTTAATGAACGTAACCTAGCCTCAGCATTTTGTTTTTCTTCAGGATTTTCAGCAAATTCAATCTCTTGTTGAATATTTTCAACAGATTCTTTTTCTCTAGCAAGACGTTCTTCTGCTGACGCCACCAGTCTTTCAATACTTTCCAATTGAGATACTTTTTGGTTAAGCACTGTAGAAACATCAGATGCATTCTCTTTTTCAGAGTCTATTTTTTTCTCAATTGACATAATACCAGAAGCTGAACGTTTTTCAGCAGATCGGTATTTTTTTAGTTCTGCTTCTGCTTGTGATCTTAGCTTTGTTGCTTCTTGTTTCTTTTTACGTAATTGAATTAGTAACTTTTCTACGGATGCCAATGTTACAATTATGATAAATGACAGGATTAAGTTGTTAATATGTTCAGGATTTGACTTAGCGGTAAAGAAAATTAACTAACTTTGATCGCAAAACCAGTTTTTTAAAAAATATTAGATAAGAAGTTTTATCATATTCAATGGATTTTCATCCTAAAGATTTACCAATATCAAAGACATATGATCTAAAAGATGAAAAAGAAGCGATTGATGTAGTAGCAGAAATGGTAAAAATAGGTTTTAAAGATAAAAAAGATGGATTCAAAGTATTATTTCCAAAAGAATCAAAAATTGCAAAAAGAATTGGATATACAATAACAACAGGAGTGACACACGGGCTCAAACAAAAAAAAGAAATTCCAGACATAAGATATTGGACATATCATCATGACAATGATCACTATGCGATAGTTTTGATAAGTAGTAATGCATTAAGTGATTTAGGTTTTTGATTTGTTAAAAATTTTGTAAAGTTTTGTTCTTTTTGCCATAACTCCTGCAAGCATTATACCAATCACAGTTCCTCCAATGACGTCCATTGGATAGTGTTGTAAGACATAGATTCTACTAATTGAAATCATTACAGGATAAATGAACAAGAGATAAGCACCTCGCGGGAATAGTTCGGAGAGAGAGTAGCCGATAATAATTGCAAATATTACAGATCTTGCTGCATGGCCAGACGGATATGATGCGTCAAAACCACCTTCACAAAACAAGGCAAAGGTGTCTTTACTTATCGGTACTGGGAATGGGGCACCCTCATAATCAAAATCAGGTCTATCCCTATCAACACCACATTTGATGTATCCTGTAAGTAATGTAGAGATCACAATTAATATCATCATAGTAATTCCAACCCTTCTAGTTTTTGGGATTATTAGCATCAAAATACCAAATCCCAACATCCACAAAACTTCACCACTTTCTGTGATGTATTGCATAATGAGGTCAATTGTTGGATCTCCAACAATTTGAGAGAAATACAAAATAACACTTTGATCGAAACTTTCAGTTATTCTAAAATAAACAAGCGCAGTTAGAATTAGAAACAGAATTGTCATCAGAACAAAAGAGCGTGACCTAATATCAAAAATCCAGTTTTGCAATAAATTAAGCCTCAGGCACGTGTCTTTTAATTTTTGTCAGTACATAAGTTTTGTAGAGGGGAGATCAAGACAAAGATCAATGAAAATAATTCAGATCTCCTCAAAGAATTTAACCAAGTAAATAATAGAAAAATTGTGAAGGTACTCACATTAGATGATTTTGACCTTAAAGGCAAGACAGTTTTCTTGAGAGTGGACATGAATTGTCCAATAGATCCAGTTACAATGGAGATTATGGGTACCAAGAGAATCGAAGAAGCAATTGAGACACTCACAGCATTAAAAGATGCCAAAGTTGTCCTCGCATCACATCAAGGAAGAGTTGGAAATAATGACTATACTGGAATGGACAAACATGCCAAAGTTCTTGAGAAATTAATGAATAGGGAAATAAAATATGTCGAAGATGTAATTGGGGAAGCTGCACAAAATGCAATTAAAAATCTGGAAAATGGCGATATTTTACTTTTAGATAATCTAAGATTATGTGCTGAAGAAAATTATGAATTCACACCAGAGAATGCAGCAAAAACAATAATGGTTTCTAGATTATCCAAATTATTTGATCTTTGTGTACTAGATTCATTTCCAAGTGCTCACAGATCGCACCCATCAATAGTTGGATTTCCACAGGTTATACCTGCATGTGCAGGAAAAATTGCCGAAAGAGAAGT encodes the following:
- a CDS encoding phosphatase PAP2 family protein yields the protein MTILFLILTALVYFRITESFDQSVILYFSQIVGDPTIDLIMQYITESGEVLWMLGFGILMLIIPKTRRVGITMMILIVISTLLTGYIKCGVDRDRPDFDYEGAPFPVPISKDTFALFCEGGFDASYPSGHAARSVIFAIIIGYSLSELFPRGAYLLFIYPVMISISRIYVLQHYPMDVIGGTVIGIMLAGVMAKRTKLYKIFNKSKT
- a CDS encoding ATPase V; translation: MASVEKLLIQLRKKKQEATKLRSQAEAELKKYRSAEKRSASGIMSIEKKIDSEKENASDVSTVLNQKVSQLESIERLVASAEERLAREKESVENIQQEIEFAENPEEKQNAEARLRSLNDHIEELVSEIKNRKKTTKKIANEIANFSNIKSKINSTIQKQSRSKPTLRETMVTSRKSAEKLVKELERRIKAEESAKNALNKASLKFREFLARKRKSKRKPAKKTAAKRKPAKKTAAKRKPAKKTAAKRKPAKKTAAKRKPAKKTAAKR